In a genomic window of Bradyrhizobium sp. LLZ17:
- a CDS encoding heme-binding protein — MKIQPRALSYSLSAVLTLVAGPALADCGSLPNLSQLRSALVGAITPTGGANGGLGFNMWGTIVDRDGTVCAVAFSGSQFTSQWLGSRVISAQKANTANDFSLGHNATPAGSAFPTGLALSTANLFSAVQPGGSLYGLQHSNPVDTEVAYGNHPGFSGVTQANFNPAPVNSQAFGTTADPMVGKRVGGVNVFGGGLALYKAGQRVGAVGVSGDTSCTDHMVAWRTRHALGF, encoded by the coding sequence ATGAAAATCCAGCCGCGCGCGCTTTCATATTCCCTCAGTGCCGTCCTCACGCTTGTTGCCGGTCCCGCTCTCGCAGACTGCGGCTCGCTGCCCAATCTGTCGCAGCTTCGTTCGGCGCTGGTCGGTGCCATCACGCCCACAGGCGGCGCGAATGGCGGACTTGGTTTCAACATGTGGGGCACGATCGTCGACCGGGACGGCACGGTTTGCGCCGTCGCATTCTCGGGCAGCCAGTTCACGTCGCAATGGCTGGGCAGCCGCGTGATTTCGGCGCAGAAAGCCAACACGGCCAATGATTTCAGCCTCGGTCACAACGCGACTCCCGCCGGAAGTGCGTTTCCGACCGGCCTTGCTTTGTCGACGGCCAATCTGTTCTCGGCCGTTCAACCCGGCGGCAGCCTCTACGGCCTCCAGCACAGCAATCCGGTCGACACCGAGGTTGCGTATGGCAATCACCCCGGCTTTAGCGGCGTCACGCAGGCCAATTTCAATCCGGCACCGGTCAACAGCCAGGCCTTCGGCACGACCGCGGACCCGATGGTCGGCAAGCGCGTCGGTGGCGTGAACGTGTTCGGCGGCGGGCTCGCGCTCTACAAGGCCGGGCAGCGCGTGGGCGCTGTCGGCGTCAGCGGCGATACGTCCTGCACCGACCACATGGTGGCGTGGCGAACCCGCCATGCCCTTGGATTCTGA
- a CDS encoding ABC transporter substrate-binding protein: MKRRDVIVLLGLSMASPAAAQMPQPTLGLLSFSELADWAIKPFRAGLEQGGYIEGRNLTIVYRSAEQQFDHLPALAAQLVESRVSVIFATGSPVPARAAKAATTSIPIVFAYGGDPVGDGLVASFSRPGGNVTGATFIGTELVSKRMGILREIMPEVSDVALLVNPKGTLADVQIKEATAAAQSLGLTLHVVNVSSESEFDEAFATMRKLKVGAFLSSTDPLFGFSGRNLHIEKGLGAGIPPICVGNVDVADGCLFSYGPNLSDTWRQAGVYVTRILKGQKPADLPVVQPTKFDLVINLKVALQLGIHVPPTLIARAEQVIE; this comes from the coding sequence TTGAAGCGCCGCGACGTCATCGTGTTGCTGGGTTTGTCGATGGCATCGCCAGCCGCAGCGCAGATGCCGCAGCCGACTTTGGGATTGCTCAGCTTCAGCGAATTGGCGGATTGGGCCATCAAGCCTTTTCGGGCCGGTCTCGAGCAGGGTGGCTACATTGAAGGCAGGAACCTGACGATCGTCTATCGTTCGGCGGAGCAGCAGTTCGACCATTTGCCGGCTTTGGCGGCCCAGCTCGTAGAGAGCCGGGTGTCTGTTATCTTTGCGACCGGCTCGCCGGTGCCTGCGCGAGCGGCGAAAGCGGCCACGACGTCGATTCCGATCGTCTTTGCCTATGGCGGCGACCCGGTCGGCGACGGTCTTGTTGCGAGCTTCAGCCGTCCTGGAGGCAATGTCACCGGCGCAACCTTCATCGGCACCGAGCTCGTGTCGAAGCGGATGGGCATTTTGCGTGAAATCATGCCCGAGGTTTCAGATGTCGCGTTGCTGGTGAATCCCAAAGGCACGCTGGCCGATGTGCAGATCAAGGAGGCGACAGCCGCAGCTCAATCCCTGGGATTGACGCTGCATGTCGTGAATGTCTCCAGCGAGAGCGAGTTCGATGAAGCTTTCGCGACGATGCGCAAGTTGAAGGTAGGAGCATTCCTGTCCAGCACCGATCCTCTGTTCGGATTCAGTGGCCGCAATCTGCACATCGAAAAGGGACTTGGAGCCGGGATACCGCCCATTTGCGTAGGAAACGTCGATGTCGCTGACGGATGCCTGTTCAGCTACGGTCCCAACCTGTCGGACACGTGGCGACAGGCGGGTGTCTACGTTACGCGCATCCTCAAGGGTCAAAAACCCGCTGACTTGCCGGTCGTACAGCCCACCAAGTTCGATCTCGTCATCAATCTCAAGGTCGCTCTTCAGCTCGGCATCCATGTTCCGCCGACGCTGATCGCTCGTGCCGAGCAGGTCATCGAATGA
- a CDS encoding MFS transporter, which yields MTMTLPAAAREPERTVSDGLPTERRRWAIAAIFTALAMASLDTAIANIALPAIAADLHVSPEQSVWVVNVYQIALVATLLPLGALGEIVGHQRIYLGGLILFTVASLLCAVAWSLESLLVARTLQGLGASGIMSVNTALVRFVYPGRMQGRGFGHNAMVVATAFTFGPSIASAILAVGPWPWLFAVNIPFGLVAIGIGFAMLPKTPRADHGFDFVGAALASACLGLFITGIGSAAHNLSPAMVAIELVAALVLGFVLMRRHADHPAPMLPIDLFSRPMFALSAATAVCSFAVQGLAFVSLPFYFEDVLGRSQVETGFFMTPWPLVVGIMAPIAGRLSDRYAAGLLGGIGLVLLGLGMALLAMLPANPGIPDIIWRMAICGMGFGFFQAPNMKAVMSSAPPHRSGSASGIVATARLIGQTTGAALAAACFAVAGHNGATVALALGAGFGALGSVMSFLRLAVK from the coding sequence ATGACAATGACGTTACCTGCCGCCGCGCGCGAGCCCGAACGCACAGTGTCCGATGGCTTGCCGACGGAGCGGCGGCGCTGGGCCATTGCCGCGATCTTCACCGCGCTGGCAATGGCCTCGCTCGATACCGCGATCGCCAACATTGCGCTGCCCGCCATCGCGGCCGATCTGCATGTCAGCCCGGAGCAATCGGTCTGGGTCGTCAACGTCTATCAGATCGCACTGGTCGCGACGCTGCTGCCGCTCGGCGCGCTTGGCGAGATCGTCGGACACCAGCGCATCTATCTCGGCGGCCTGATCCTGTTCACCGTGGCATCGCTGCTCTGCGCGGTCGCCTGGTCGCTGGAGAGCCTGCTGGTGGCGCGCACGCTGCAAGGCCTCGGCGCGAGCGGCATCATGAGCGTCAACACCGCGCTAGTGCGCTTCGTCTATCCCGGCCGGATGCAGGGCCGCGGCTTCGGCCACAACGCGATGGTGGTCGCGACCGCCTTCACCTTTGGACCCTCGATCGCCTCCGCCATCCTCGCGGTCGGTCCCTGGCCGTGGCTGTTCGCGGTCAACATCCCCTTCGGCCTCGTCGCCATCGGCATCGGGTTTGCGATGCTGCCGAAGACGCCGCGCGCGGATCACGGATTCGATTTTGTCGGCGCCGCCCTCGCCTCGGCCTGCCTCGGCCTGTTCATCACGGGGATCGGCAGCGCCGCGCATAATCTGTCGCCTGCCATGGTGGCGATCGAGCTGGTCGCGGCGCTGGTACTCGGCTTCGTCCTGATGCGCCGTCACGCCGACCATCCCGCACCGATGCTGCCGATCGACCTGTTCAGCCGGCCGATGTTCGCACTGTCGGCCGCGACTGCGGTCTGCTCCTTCGCGGTCCAGGGCCTCGCCTTCGTCTCGCTGCCGTTCTATTTCGAGGATGTGCTCGGGCGCTCGCAGGTCGAGACCGGTTTCTTCATGACGCCATGGCCGCTGGTGGTCGGGATCATGGCGCCGATCGCCGGCCGCCTGTCCGATCGCTACGCGGCCGGCCTTTTGGGCGGCATTGGGCTGGTGCTGCTCGGACTGGGCATGGCCCTGCTCGCGATGCTGCCGGCCAATCCGGGCATTCCCGACATCATCTGGCGAATGGCGATCTGCGGCATGGGCTTCGGCTTCTTCCAGGCGCCGAACATGAAGGCGGTGATGTCAAGCGCGCCGCCACATCGCAGCGGCAGCGCCTCGGGCATCGTCGCCACCGCGCGCCTGATCGGACAGACCACGGGCGCGGCGCTCGCCGCGGCCTGCTTCGCCGTGGCCGGCCATAACGGCGCGACAGTCGCGCTGGCGCTGGGCGCAGGCTTCGGCGCGCTCGGCAGCGTGATGAGCTTTTTGCGGCTCGCGGTGAAATAG
- a CDS encoding B12-binding domain-containing radical SAM protein: protein MKVQRRCNVLMLYPLFTAESFWSFGESCKLMGVRRPAAPLGLITVAAMLPESWTVRLIDCNTQAFGDDDLAWADVVFTGGMLPQQADTLRLIELCRAAGKPVVVGGPDPTSSPHVYERADFRVLGEAESVLDEFIAAWDSGARSGVFTAPKFQADVTRTPVPRFDLLKFEDYLYLGVQYSRGCPFTCEFCDIIELYGRVPRTKTNEQMLIELDTLYNMGYRGHLDFVDDNFIGNKKSLRLFLPQLAEWQRAHGYPFELSTEASVNLADDPELLELMGAANFFAVFVGIESPDPATLVAMRKKQNTRRNIAESIHKIYAAGMLVTAGFIVGFDNEKVSMANAMVDFIEEAAIPVAMVGLLYALPNTQLTRRLATEGRLHADHDLASTTGGDQCTGGINFDPVRPLRDILTDYKTVLERVYSPAAYAGRVDKLMMLLDRSRQRHELTEGDIRAKVGAMETVHRVVTAIPEARGPLWQTFMNCAKRDTSSARIAVQMIAAYAHLGPFSRKVIDAIDVRLAELDDQTVVPPATADAPAARHLA from the coding sequence ATGAAAGTGCAGCGGCGTTGCAACGTACTGATGCTCTATCCGCTGTTCACGGCGGAGTCGTTCTGGAGCTTTGGCGAGTCCTGCAAATTGATGGGTGTCCGACGCCCGGCTGCGCCCTTGGGCCTGATCACGGTCGCAGCGATGTTGCCCGAGAGCTGGACGGTCCGGCTGATCGACTGCAACACGCAAGCCTTCGGCGACGACGATCTCGCCTGGGCCGACGTCGTCTTCACCGGCGGAATGCTGCCGCAGCAGGCCGACACGCTGCGCCTAATCGAGCTATGCCGCGCCGCGGGCAAGCCGGTGGTGGTTGGCGGTCCCGATCCGACGTCCAGTCCGCATGTTTACGAACGGGCCGACTTCCGGGTGCTCGGTGAGGCCGAAAGCGTCCTCGACGAATTCATTGCGGCTTGGGACAGCGGCGCGCGGTCCGGCGTTTTCACCGCGCCGAAATTCCAGGCCGACGTCACCAGGACGCCGGTGCCGCGTTTCGATCTGCTGAAATTCGAGGACTATCTCTATCTCGGTGTGCAATATTCGCGCGGCTGTCCGTTCACCTGCGAGTTCTGCGACATCATCGAGCTCTATGGCCGCGTGCCGCGGACCAAGACGAATGAGCAGATGCTGATCGAGCTCGATACGCTCTACAACATGGGCTATCGCGGCCATCTCGACTTCGTCGACGACAATTTCATCGGTAACAAGAAGTCGCTCAGACTGTTCCTGCCGCAACTGGCCGAATGGCAGCGCGCGCACGGCTATCCCTTCGAACTTTCGACCGAGGCCTCGGTCAACCTCGCCGACGATCCCGAGCTGCTGGAGCTGATGGGTGCGGCCAATTTCTTCGCCGTCTTCGTCGGCATCGAGAGTCCGGATCCCGCGACGCTGGTCGCAATGCGGAAGAAGCAGAATACGCGTCGCAACATCGCCGAGAGCATCCACAAAATCTACGCCGCGGGCATGCTGGTCACCGCCGGCTTCATCGTCGGCTTCGACAACGAGAAGGTCTCGATGGCGAATGCCATGGTCGACTTCATCGAGGAAGCCGCTATCCCCGTCGCCATGGTCGGCCTGCTCTATGCCTTGCCGAACACGCAGCTCACGCGCCGCCTCGCCACGGAAGGCCGGCTGCATGCGGACCACGATCTGGCATCGACCACGGGCGGCGACCAGTGCACCGGCGGCATCAATTTCGATCCGGTGCGGCCATTGCGCGATATCCTGACGGACTACAAGACCGTGCTGGAGCGCGTCTATAGTCCGGCCGCCTATGCCGGCCGTGTCGACAAACTGATGATGTTGCTCGACCGCTCCAGGCAGCGCCACGAACTCACCGAGGGCGACATCCGTGCCAAGGTCGGCGCGATGGAAACCGTGCATCGCGTGGTCACCGCCATTCCCGAGGCGCGCGGCCCGCTCTGGCAGACCTTCATGAACTGCGCCAAGCGCGACACGTCATCGGCGCGCATCGCGGTGCAGATGATCGCCGCCTATGCGCATCTCGGACCGTTCTCGCGCAAGGTCATCGATGCCATCGATGTGCGTTTGGCCGAGCTGGACGATCAGACGGTGGTCCCGCCGGCGACTGCCGACGCACCGGCAGCGCGGCACCTCGCTTGA
- a CDS encoding (2Fe-2S)-binding protein, translated as MANLTINGKTFSLDVEPDTPLLWAIRENAGLTGTKYGCGIAQCGACTVHMDGVAMRSCGVTVSEAEGKKITTIEGLASGATLHKVQEAWIAQDVPQCGYCQSGMIMAVAALLNENPKPTDSDIDEAITNICRCGTFQQVREAIHTIASA; from the coding sequence ATGGCAAACCTGACAATCAACGGAAAAACCTTCTCGCTCGACGTCGAGCCGGATACCCCGCTGCTCTGGGCGATCCGCGAGAATGCTGGCCTGACCGGCACCAAATATGGCTGCGGCATTGCACAATGCGGCGCCTGCACGGTTCACATGGACGGTGTCGCCATGCGCTCCTGTGGGGTCACGGTCAGCGAGGCCGAGGGCAAGAAGATCACCACGATCGAGGGGCTCGCCTCCGGCGCCACGCTGCACAAGGTGCAGGAAGCCTGGATCGCCCAGGACGTTCCGCAATGCGGCTATTGCCAGAGCGGCATGATCATGGCGGTTGCGGCACTCCTGAACGAGAACCCGAAACCGACCGACTCCGACATCGACGAGGCCATCACCAACATCTGCCGCTGCGGCACCTTCCAACAGGTGCGCGAAGCGATCCACACGATCGCAAGCGCGTAA
- the soxX gene encoding sulfur oxidation c-type cytochrome SoxX: MARSIFRIAVLIAASFAFAVDAAAQVSTPYKIVGDGIPKSLTGAPGDAAGGRALVLARTTTCILCHSGPFPETRFQGDLAPDLTGAGNRWSTSQLRLRLVDASRFNAETIMPSYYRTDGLIRVGRNFAGKPILSAGEIEDIVAYLATLRD, encoded by the coding sequence TTGGCTAGATCGATTTTCCGTATCGCCGTGTTGATCGCAGCGAGCTTCGCATTCGCCGTCGATGCGGCGGCGCAGGTGTCCACGCCCTACAAGATCGTAGGCGACGGCATTCCGAAATCGCTGACAGGCGCGCCCGGCGATGCCGCAGGTGGCCGCGCTCTGGTATTGGCACGCACCACGACCTGCATCCTCTGCCATTCCGGGCCGTTCCCGGAAACACGGTTCCAGGGCGATCTCGCGCCCGATCTCACGGGCGCGGGGAACCGCTGGTCGACGAGCCAGTTGCGGCTTCGGTTGGTGGATGCGTCGCGCTTCAACGCTGAGACCATCATGCCGTCCTATTACCGCACGGACGGGCTCATCCGCGTCGGGCGCAATTTTGCCGGCAAGCCGATACTATCGGCCGGCGAGATCGAGGACATCGTGGCCTACCTTGCAACGCTTCGGGACTAG
- a CDS encoding SoxY-related AACIE arm protein produces MRTTRRQFLTLAGSVTAAGTIPVVTLRPLAATSAMLNSAIRNVVGEAPIRTGKVKLDIPPLVENGNTVPMTISVASPMTAEDYVKSIHVFNEKNPQPNIGNFHLGPWAGHAQVSTRIRLADTQKVVAIARLSDDTFWQVTVDVVVTLAACTEEVN; encoded by the coding sequence ATGCGAACCACGCGACGACAGTTTTTGACGCTCGCAGGAAGCGTCACGGCCGCCGGGACGATTCCGGTCGTCACGCTGCGGCCGCTCGCGGCCACGTCCGCCATGCTCAACAGCGCGATCCGCAATGTCGTCGGTGAAGCGCCGATCCGCACAGGCAAGGTCAAGCTCGACATTCCGCCGCTGGTCGAGAACGGCAATACGGTCCCGATGACGATCAGTGTTGCAAGCCCGATGACGGCGGAGGACTACGTCAAGAGCATCCATGTATTTAACGAAAAGAACCCGCAGCCGAACATTGGCAATTTCCATCTCGGCCCCTGGGCCGGTCACGCCCAGGTCTCGACCAGGATCCGGCTGGCCGACACCCAGAAGGTGGTCGCGATCGCCCGCCTCTCCGACGACACCTTCTGGCAGGTCACAGTCGATGTCGTCGTGACGCTGGCTGCCTGCACCGAAGAGGTAAACTGA
- the soxZ gene encoding thiosulfate oxidation carrier complex protein SoxZ — protein MAAALINVPARAKRGDIIEIRTLTSHIMETGFRHTMDGALVPRDIITSFICRYNGTEIFRADLFPAIAANPYLSFFTVAKESGRFEFEWIGDNGYSSTASASITVE, from the coding sequence ATGGCCGCAGCCCTCATCAACGTTCCCGCACGCGCAAAACGCGGCGACATCATCGAGATCCGCACGCTGACCTCGCACATCATGGAAACCGGCTTCCGGCACACGATGGACGGCGCGCTCGTACCACGCGACATCATCACGAGCTTCATCTGCCGCTACAACGGCACCGAAATCTTTCGCGCCGATCTGTTTCCCGCGATCGCGGCCAATCCCTACTTGTCTTTCTTCACGGTTGCGAAGGAGAGCGGCAGGTTCGAGTTCGAATGGATCGGCGACAACGGCTATTCGTCCACCGCATCGGCATCGATCACGGTCGAATGA
- the soxA gene encoding sulfur oxidation c-type cytochrome SoxA, whose amino-acid sequence MTFWRAIAVAALFATTPALLAGEIPLEARRSGYAFMGPETRAIQDDDSSNPGMLFVIEGEALWTKKAGNADKACADCHGDARTSMNGVAARYPAFDKAFGRPVTIDQRINLCRANHQEAAPLPYESRDLLALSAFVAHQSRGVAITAGDDPQAKPFLQQGRDLFMQREGQLNLACTNCHDDNFDKRLAGAPITQGQPTGYPLYRLEWQTLGSLERRLRSCMSGVRAQAYDYGSPELVALELYLMSRARGMPMETPAVRP is encoded by the coding sequence ATGACTTTCTGGCGCGCAATAGCGGTGGCGGCCCTGTTCGCCACGACCCCCGCCCTGCTCGCCGGCGAGATTCCGCTGGAGGCACGCCGCTCCGGCTATGCCTTCATGGGGCCCGAAACGCGCGCGATCCAGGACGACGACAGCTCCAATCCCGGCATGCTGTTCGTGATCGAGGGCGAAGCGCTATGGACCAAGAAAGCCGGGAACGCCGACAAAGCCTGCGCGGACTGCCATGGCGACGCTCGGACCAGCATGAACGGCGTCGCGGCGCGCTACCCCGCTTTCGACAAGGCGTTCGGACGGCCTGTCACGATCGATCAGCGCATTAATCTCTGCCGCGCCAATCATCAGGAAGCAGCACCGCTGCCTTACGAAAGCCGCGACCTGCTGGCGCTGTCCGCCTTCGTCGCGCATCAGTCGCGCGGCGTCGCGATCACGGCGGGCGATGATCCGCAAGCAAAGCCTTTCCTCCAACAGGGCCGCGACCTCTTCATGCAGCGCGAGGGCCAGCTCAACCTGGCCTGCACCAATTGCCACGACGACAACTTTGACAAGCGCCTCGCGGGGGCGCCGATCACCCAAGGACAGCCGACGGGCTACCCGCTCTATCGGCTGGAATGGCAGACATTGGGATCACTGGAGCGGCGGCTGCGCAGCTGCATGAGCGGTGTCCGCGCCCAGGCCTACGACTATGGTTCGCCCGAACTTGTCGCGCTCGAGCTCTATCTGATGTCACGGGCGCGCGGCATGCCAATGGAGACGCCGGCTGTGCGACCGTGA
- a CDS encoding sugar ABC transporter substrate-binding protein, whose translation MVDHKISRRTLLAGTAAAGALSLTGLPARAEVNWKKYAGTKLEVILAKGPRGDNLQKYVKEFTELTGIQVESEQIPEQQQRQKCVIELTSGRPSFDVVHVSYHVQKRQFEKAGWLADMTPFMKDPTLTAPDLVESDFSAAGLQYAKNDKGQMLSLPWSVDYFILYYNKELFQKKGVAVPKTLDEMVAAAEKLTDAKEGTFGFVGRGLRNANMALWGNFFLDYGGEFLDAKGNILTDGPEAVAATKLYQTLLTKSAPPGVAGFNWMESMASFTQGRSAMWIDGVGWAPPLEDPTASRVVGKVGYTVVPAGPKGQYSATYGDGVGIAAASKNKEAAYLLCQWIVSKQQGARLLQAGGGVPFRNSILNDAEVQKGVKMPKEWLQSVIDSGKISKLGLPVVIPVAEFRDLVGAALTATLSGADPATELKKAHEQFRPILERSEKA comes from the coding sequence GTGGTTGACCATAAGATCTCGCGCCGCACGCTTTTGGCGGGGACGGCGGCGGCAGGCGCGCTCAGCCTCACCGGGCTTCCCGCGCGCGCCGAGGTGAATTGGAAGAAATACGCCGGGACCAAACTAGAGGTGATCCTCGCCAAGGGACCGCGTGGCGATAACTTACAAAAATACGTCAAGGAATTTACCGAGCTCACCGGCATCCAGGTCGAATCCGAGCAGATTCCCGAGCAGCAGCAGCGCCAGAAGTGCGTCATCGAGCTCACCTCGGGCCGACCGAGCTTCGACGTGGTCCATGTCAGCTATCACGTGCAGAAGCGCCAGTTCGAGAAGGCTGGTTGGCTCGCCGACATGACCCCCTTCATGAAGGATCCGACGCTGACCGCGCCCGACCTGGTCGAGAGCGATTTCTCGGCTGCCGGCCTGCAATACGCCAAGAACGACAAGGGCCAGATGCTCTCACTGCCCTGGTCGGTCGACTATTTCATTCTCTACTACAACAAGGAGCTGTTCCAGAAAAAGGGTGTCGCCGTCCCCAAGACCCTCGATGAGATGGTTGCGGCCGCGGAGAAGCTTACCGACGCCAAGGAAGGCACCTTCGGGTTCGTCGGGCGCGGCTTGCGCAACGCCAACATGGCCTTGTGGGGCAACTTCTTCCTCGACTACGGCGGTGAATTCCTCGATGCGAAAGGCAACATCCTGACGGATGGCCCGGAAGCCGTTGCCGCGACCAAGCTGTACCAGACGCTACTGACGAAGTCGGCACCTCCCGGCGTTGCCGGCTTCAACTGGATGGAGTCGATGGCCTCCTTCACACAAGGACGTTCGGCGATGTGGATCGACGGTGTCGGCTGGGCGCCGCCGCTCGAGGATCCGACCGCCTCGCGCGTGGTCGGCAAAGTCGGCTATACCGTGGTCCCGGCCGGACCAAAGGGGCAGTATTCGGCCACCTATGGCGACGGCGTCGGTATTGCCGCCGCGAGTAAAAACAAGGAAGCGGCCTATCTGCTGTGCCAGTGGATCGTCTCGAAGCAGCAGGGCGCTCGGCTGTTGCAGGCCGGCGGTGGCGTGCCGTTCCGCAACTCGATCCTGAACGATGCCGAGGTCCAGAAGGGCGTGAAGATGCCCAAGGAGTGGCTGCAATCGGTGATCGATTCCGGCAAGATCAGCAAGCTCGGACTGCCCGTCGTGATTCCGGTCGCCGAATTCCGCGACCTCGTCGGTGCCGCACTGACCGCGACCTTGTCGGGCGCGGATCCCGCGACGGAGCTGAAGAAGGCGCACGAGCAATTCCGCCCGATCCTGGAGCGCAGCGAAAAAGCGTGA
- a CDS encoding carbohydrate ABC transporter permease codes for MSVITQTSPAAARDAAADKPLRPPSYWPFVVPALVVVLAIIIFPWLFTIWMSLNEWKVGAPTTFVGLSNYLRLPSDPRFIEAVGHTMVYTFLSVLLPLVLGTLAAVVFHQKFAGRGFLRGVFIMPMMATPVAIALVWTMMFHPQLGVLNYLLSLVGIPPQLWVFHPATVIPSLVLVETWQWTPLVMLIVLGGLAAIPTEPYESAQIDGANFWQVFRFITLPLIMPFLFIAGMIRMIDAVKSFDIIFAITQGGPGSASETINLYLYSVAFAYYDIGYGSAIAVIFFLLIVVLAAVMLYFRQRMLWTETGDGA; via the coding sequence GTGAGCGTGATAACACAGACGTCTCCGGCCGCGGCGCGAGACGCCGCGGCGGATAAGCCATTGCGTCCGCCGTCCTATTGGCCCTTCGTGGTGCCGGCGCTGGTCGTCGTGCTCGCCATCATCATCTTCCCGTGGCTGTTCACGATCTGGATGAGCCTGAACGAGTGGAAGGTCGGCGCGCCGACCACCTTCGTCGGGCTCTCCAACTATCTGCGGCTACCCAGTGATCCCCGCTTTATCGAGGCGGTCGGCCACACGATGGTCTACACTTTTCTCTCGGTGCTGCTGCCGCTGGTTCTGGGCACGCTCGCGGCGGTGGTGTTTCACCAGAAATTTGCCGGCCGCGGCTTCCTGCGCGGCGTCTTCATCATGCCCATGATGGCGACGCCCGTCGCGATCGCGCTGGTCTGGACAATGATGTTCCATCCGCAGCTCGGCGTGCTGAACTACCTGCTGTCGCTGGTCGGGATCCCGCCGCAGCTCTGGGTGTTTCATCCGGCAACGGTGATCCCGTCGCTGGTCCTGGTCGAGACCTGGCAATGGACACCCCTCGTCATGCTGATCGTGCTCGGCGGCCTCGCTGCCATACCGACCGAACCTTACGAGAGCGCGCAGATCGACGGCGCCAATTTCTGGCAGGTGTTCCGCTTCATCACGCTGCCGCTGATCATGCCATTCTTGTTCATCGCCGGCATGATCCGCATGATCGACGCGGTGAAGAGCTTTGACATCATCTTCGCAATCACCCAGGGCGGGCCCGGCTCGGCGTCGGAGACCATCAACCTCTATCTCTATAGCGTCGCCTTCGCCTATTACGACATCGGCTATGGCTCGGCGATCGCGGTCATCTTCTTCCTGTTGATCGTCGTGTTGGCCGCCGTGATGCTTTACTTCCGCCAGCGCATGCTGTGGACCGAGACGGGAGACGGGGCATGA
- a CDS encoding carbohydrate ABC transporter permease, with translation MNLRSLLGRIGLWFAVLVIVSPAILFFLWMASLSLKFEIDNAAYPPVFIPEHFAWKNYADVLASNRFLTYFINSVIVTGSATVLALLTGVPAGYGIARMAAHKSAIVILIARITPGLSYLIPLFLLFQWLGLLGTLVPQIIIHLVVTVPIVIWIMIGYFETTPLELEEAAFIDGATRWQVFRHVALPIAKPGIAVAFILAVIFSWNNFVFGIVLAGRETRTLPVAVYNMISFDQLSWGPLAAAALIVTFPVLLLTVLAQRQIVAGLTAGAVKGG, from the coding sequence ATGAACCTGCGCAGCCTTCTCGGCCGGATCGGGCTGTGGTTCGCGGTGCTCGTCATCGTGTCGCCCGCGATCCTGTTCTTCCTCTGGATGGCTTCGCTGTCGCTCAAATTCGAGATCGACAATGCCGCCTACCCGCCGGTGTTCATCCCCGAACATTTCGCCTGGAAGAACTATGCGGACGTGCTCGCCTCCAATCGCTTCCTGACCTATTTCATCAACAGCGTGATCGTGACCGGCAGCGCGACCGTGCTTGCACTGCTCACCGGTGTCCCCGCCGGCTACGGCATCGCGCGCATGGCTGCGCATAAATCCGCGATCGTGATCCTGATCGCCCGGATCACGCCGGGACTGTCCTACCTGATCCCGCTGTTTCTGCTGTTCCAGTGGCTTGGCTTGCTCGGCACTCTGGTGCCGCAGATCATCATCCATCTGGTGGTGACCGTGCCGATCGTGATCTGGATCATGATCGGCTATTTCGAGACAACGCCGCTGGAGCTGGAAGAAGCAGCGTTCATTGACGGCGCCACGCGCTGGCAGGTGTTTCGGCATGTCGCGCTGCCGATCGCGAAACCCGGCATCGCGGTTGCCTTCATCCTCGCGGTGATCTTCTCCTGGAACAATTTCGTCTTCGGTATTGTGCTGGCGGGCCGGGAGACACGCACTTTGCCCGTTGCCGTCTACAACATGATCTCGTTCGACCAGCTGAGCTGGGGCCCGCTGGCCGCGGCCGCGCTGATCGTCACCTTCCCGGTGCTGCTGCTGACCGTGTTGGCCCAGCGACAGATCGTCGCCGGGCTAACTGCGGGTGCCGTCAAGGGCGGATGA